The window GCTACGGGCATGACGCCACAAGAGGCAACGGAGCTTCTCGTCGACGGTTGCGAGCATGTCGTCTCACGCGAGGAGCTGCAGAAGCGCCTCGAGAGCGGAGCGCGCCTTCACGTTAAATTCGGGATCGATCCGACCGGAAGCGAGCTGCATCTCGGGCATGCGGTGGTGCTACACAAGATGCAGCAGTTCGTCGAGCTCGGACATCGCGTCACGCTCTTGATCGGCGACTACACTGCGCGAATCGGCGATCCGTCGGGACGAGCGGATTCGCGGCCGGCCATGAGCGGCGAGCAAATCGACGCGAATATGAAAACGTATCGCGAGCAGTCCGGGCGCATTCTCGATCTGGAGCGCACCGACCTCATGTACAACTCGACGTGGCTGGCGCCGCTGACGACCGTCGATTGGATCCGGTTGCTTTCGAAGTCAACGGTTGCGCAGATCCTCGAACGTGAAGATTTCAAGAACCGCTACGCGAATCGCACGCCGATCTCGCTCCACGAGCTGTTATATCCGGTCGCGCAGGCCTACGACAGCGTCGCGATGGTTGCCGACGTCGAGCTTGGCGGCGACGATCAACTGTTCAATTTTCTGCTTGCGCGCGATTATCAAGTCGACGTCCAGCAGACGCCGCAAGTTTGTATGACGATGCCGATCCTGGAAGGGACCGACGGCGTGCGGCGGATGGGGAAGTCGCTCAACAACTTTATCTCGTTGATCGAGCCGCCCGAAGAGCAGTTCGGAAAGATGA of the Candidatus Baltobacteraceae bacterium genome contains:
- the tyrS gene encoding tyrosine--tRNA ligase, yielding MTPQEATELLVDGCEHVVSREELQKRLESGARLHVKFGIDPTGSELHLGHAVVLHKMQQFVELGHRVTLLIGDYTARIGDPSGRADSRPAMSGEQIDANMKTYREQSGRILDLERTDLMYNSTWLAPLTTVDWIRLLSKSTVAQILEREDFKNRYANRTPISLHELLYPVAQAYDSVAMVADVELGGDDQLFNFLLARDYQVDVQQTPQVCMTMPILEGTDGVRRMGKSLNNFISLIEPPEEQFGKMMRLPDDLVPRYARLAAFWSSQQVAELQADIAADRVPPIDAKKRVAEAIVAKYHGADAARTARERFEQTVQRRELPSEMPTLAAGADRKLVDLIVRAGFADSKRAAERLIAQGGVRIDGNAVSDPALGLDSRESFVLSVGARRFVRVVR